From Streptomyces griseorubiginosus, one genomic window encodes:
- a CDS encoding DUF349 domain-containing protein: protein MSSDPWGRVDETGTVYVRTADGEQVVGSWQAGSPEEALAYFERKYEGLVVEIGLLEKRVKTTDLSAKDAQAAIDHIREQVDAHHAVGDLDALKVRLDKLVETVDKRREERKQQRAKQSDEARHAKEALVVEAEELAQSDQWRAAGERLRALVDTWKGLPRLDRKSDDELWHRFSHARSAFSKRRKAHFASLDAQREEARKTKERLVGEAEALSGSTDWGPTAARYRELMAEWKAAGRAQREHEDDLWNRFRGAQDVFFAARSSVFAERDAEQTENLKLKEELAEEAEKLLPIGDLKSARAAFRAINERWEAIGHVPRDARPKVEGRMHAVERALQEAEETEWRRTNPEARARAEGLTGQLQAAVDKLKGQIEQARAQGNNARADKLERELEGRQALLDQALKGLQEFGG, encoded by the coding sequence GTGAGCAGCGACCCGTGGGGCCGCGTCGACGAGACGGGGACCGTGTACGTGCGTACGGCCGACGGCGAGCAGGTCGTCGGTTCCTGGCAGGCCGGCTCCCCCGAGGAAGCCCTGGCCTACTTCGAGCGCAAGTACGAGGGCCTGGTTGTCGAGATCGGCCTCCTCGAGAAGCGTGTGAAGACCACCGACCTGTCGGCGAAGGACGCGCAGGCCGCGATCGACCACATTCGCGAACAGGTCGACGCGCATCACGCGGTCGGTGACCTGGACGCGCTCAAGGTGCGGCTCGACAAGCTGGTGGAGACGGTCGACAAGCGTCGCGAGGAGCGCAAGCAGCAGCGCGCGAAGCAGTCCGACGAGGCCCGGCACGCCAAGGAGGCGCTGGTCGTCGAGGCGGAGGAGCTGGCCCAGTCCGACCAGTGGCGGGCCGCCGGTGAGCGGCTGCGCGCCCTGGTGGACACCTGGAAGGGCCTGCCGCGCCTGGACCGCAAGTCGGACGACGAGCTGTGGCACCGCTTCTCCCACGCGCGCTCGGCGTTCTCCAAGCGGCGCAAGGCCCACTTCGCGTCGCTGGACGCGCAGCGCGAGGAGGCCCGTAAGACCAAGGAGCGCCTGGTCGGCGAGGCCGAGGCGCTGTCCGGGTCGACGGACTGGGGTCCGACGGCCGCGCGCTACCGCGAGCTGATGGCGGAGTGGAAGGCCGCGGGCCGCGCCCAGCGCGAGCACGAGGACGACCTGTGGAACCGCTTCCGCGGCGCCCAGGACGTGTTCTTCGCGGCCCGCAGCTCGGTCTTCGCCGAGCGGGACGCCGAGCAGACCGAGAACCTCAAGCTGAAGGAGGAGCTGGCCGAAGAGGCCGAGAAGCTCCTGCCGATCGGCGACCTGAAGAGCGCCCGCGCCGCGTTCCGGGCGATCAACGAGCGCTGGGAGGCCATCGGCCACGTCCCGCGGGACGCCCGGCCGAAGGTCGAGGGCCGGATGCACGCGGTCGAGCGCGCTCTCCAGGAGGCCGAGGAGACCGAGTGGCGCCGGACCAACCCGGAGGCACGCGCGCGTGCCGAGGGTCTGACCGGCCAGCTCCAGGCCGCCGTGGACAAGCTCAAGGGCCAGATCGAGCAGGCCCGCGCCCAGGGCAACAACGCGCGTGCCGACAAGCTGGAGCGTGAGCTGGAGGGCCGCCAGGCGCTCCTGGACCAGGCTCTCAAGGGCCTCCAGGAGTTCGGCGGCTGA
- the yajC gene encoding preprotein translocase subunit YajC, producing MSLVTLLPFIVLIGAMFLMTRSAKKKQQQAASMRNDMQPGSGVRTIGGMYATVKEVGDDTVLLDAGPGVELLFAKNAIGAVLTDDEYNRIVHGIEHDLKSDSDVVPDDASSLTDDESADEAAAASDEKSVDLGKKDTAEESADDAPAKADADVEDAEAKSDDEPKKTDGDSGAK from the coding sequence GTGAGTCTCGTGACCCTCCTCCCGTTCATCGTGCTCATCGGGGCCATGTTCCTGATGACCCGGTCGGCCAAGAAGAAGCAGCAACAGGCCGCCAGCATGCGGAACGACATGCAGCCCGGCAGCGGCGTCCGCACGATCGGGGGTATGTACGCCACGGTCAAGGAGGTCGGCGACGACACCGTCCTCCTCGACGCGGGCCCGGGCGTGGAACTGCTCTTCGCGAAGAACGCCATCGGTGCCGTGCTGACGGACGACGAGTACAACCGCATCGTCCACGGCATCGAGCACGACCTGAAGTCCGACTCCGACGTCGTCCCGGACGACGCCTCCTCCCTCACCGACGACGAGTCCGCCGACGAAGCTGCCGCCGCCTCCGACGAGAAGTCCGTCGACCTCGGTAAGAAGGACACGGCCGAGGAGTCCGCCGACGACGCGCCCGCCAAGGCCGACGCCGACGTGGAGGACGCCGAGGCGAAGTCGGACGACGAGCCGAAGAAGACCGACGGCGACTCCGGAGCGAAGTAG
- a CDS encoding adenine phosphoribosyltransferase, translating into MTELAGITELLLSRIRDVADYPEPGVMFKDITPLLADPAAFTALTDALAGIATATGATKVVGLEARGFILGAPVAVRAGLGFIPVRKAGKLPGATLSQAYDLEYGSAEIEVHAEDLSAGDRVLIVDDVLATGGTAEASIELIRRAGAEVSGLAVLMELGFLGGRARLEPALTGAPLEALLVV; encoded by the coding sequence ATGACCGAGCTCGCAGGTATCACAGAGCTGCTGCTCAGCCGTATCCGTGATGTGGCCGACTACCCGGAGCCGGGCGTGATGTTCAAGGACATCACCCCGCTCCTGGCGGACCCGGCGGCGTTCACGGCGCTCACGGACGCGCTGGCGGGGATCGCCACGGCCACCGGTGCCACGAAGGTCGTCGGTCTGGAGGCCCGGGGCTTCATCCTGGGCGCCCCGGTCGCCGTCCGCGCGGGCCTCGGCTTCATCCCCGTACGCAAGGCGGGCAAGCTCCCCGGAGCGACCCTCAGCCAGGCGTACGACCTGGAGTACGGCTCGGCGGAGATCGAGGTGCACGCGGAGGACCTGTCCGCGGGCGACCGCGTGCTCATCGTCGACGACGTCCTGGCCACGGGGGGTACCGCCGAAGCGTCCATCGAGCTGATCCGCCGCGCGGGCGCGGAGGTCTCCGGCCTCGCGGTCCTGATGGAGCTGGGCTTCCTGGGCGGGCGGGCCCGTCTGGAGCCGGCACTGACGGGGGCTCCGCTGGAGGCGTTGCTGGTGGTCTGA
- a CDS encoding peptidylprolyl isomerase, which produces MVTQEQRKRQLAREKFLRQQQRRTAARRKARVRNSVIGSVLGVILVGSLALYTSGVLKDDDDKANASAEATPSAEATKKAPDPCEKPAPGEVKKETWKKEPAMTIDKSAKYTFDLATTCGTIDIALKASAAPHTVNSFDFLAGKGFFDHTKCHRLTTNGIYVLQCGDPTGSGSGGPGYTIPDENLKDKSLKANTYPAGTVAMANTGQAHTGGSQFFLVYQDSQLPPSYTPFGTISESGMKVLKKIAAAGESTGAGDGAPNATVVINKATVTKS; this is translated from the coding sequence GTGGTCACCCAGGAACAGCGGAAGCGGCAGCTCGCGCGGGAGAAGTTCTTGCGGCAGCAGCAGCGGCGCACGGCCGCGCGCCGCAAGGCCCGTGTACGCAACTCTGTGATCGGGTCGGTGCTCGGCGTGATCCTGGTGGGCAGCCTGGCGCTCTACACGTCCGGGGTCCTGAAGGACGACGACGACAAGGCCAACGCGAGCGCGGAGGCCACCCCGAGCGCGGAGGCGACCAAGAAGGCGCCGGACCCGTGCGAGAAGCCCGCTCCCGGCGAGGTCAAGAAGGAGACCTGGAAGAAGGAGCCGGCGATGACCATCGACAAGTCGGCGAAGTACACCTTCGACCTCGCGACGACCTGCGGCACGATCGACATCGCCCTGAAGGCGTCGGCGGCCCCGCACACCGTGAACTCGTTCGACTTCCTCGCGGGCAAGGGCTTCTTCGACCACACCAAGTGCCACCGGCTCACCACCAACGGCATCTACGTCCTGCAGTGCGGCGACCCGACGGGCTCCGGCAGCGGCGGACCGGGCTACACCATCCCGGACGAGAACCTGAAGGACAAGAGCCTCAAGGCCAACACCTACCCCGCGGGCACCGTCGCGATGGCGAACACCGGGCAGGCGCACACTGGAGGGAGCCAGTTCTTCCTGGTCTACCAGGACAGCCAGCTGCCCCCGAGCTACACCCCGTTCGGGACCATCTCGGAATCCGGTATGAAGGTGCTGAAGAAGATCGCCGCGGCCGGTGAGAGCACCGGAGCGGGCGACGGCGCGCCGAACGCGACCGTCGTGATCAACAAGGCGACCGTCACCAAATCCTGA
- the secF gene encoding protein translocase subunit SecF → MSKLGNLGARLHRGEISYDFIGHRKLWYGISILITITAIVGLAVRGLNMGIDFQGGAVFTTEKTSVSVSQAEDYAKEASGHDAVVQKLGNGTMRIQIAGMDTQQSDKIKNKLAADFKVDPEKIAADLVGPSWGDQIANKAWQGLAIFMVLVVIYLAIAFEWRMAIAALVALIHDITITVGIYALVGFEVTPGTVIGLLTILGYSLYDTVVVFDSLKEQTKDITKQNRWTYSDIANRSINGTLVRSINTTVVALLPVAGLLFIGGGFLGAGTLNDISLSLFVGLAAGAYSSIFIATPLVADLKEQEPAMKALKKRVLAKRAQADVEEELAEVRGDAVDDEPEDTPHAVVGPRTQPASRGRGRGRPSGKRR, encoded by the coding sequence ATGTCGAAACTCGGCAACCTCGGCGCCCGACTGCACCGTGGCGAGATCAGCTACGACTTCATCGGTCACCGCAAGCTCTGGTACGGCATCTCGATCCTGATCACCATCACGGCGATCGTGGGCCTCGCGGTGCGCGGCCTGAACATGGGCATCGACTTCCAGGGCGGCGCGGTCTTCACCACCGAGAAGACCAGCGTCTCCGTCTCCCAGGCCGAGGACTACGCCAAGGAGGCCTCCGGTCACGACGCGGTCGTGCAGAAGCTGGGCAACGGCACGATGCGCATCCAGATCGCCGGCATGGACACCCAGCAGTCCGACAAGATCAAGAACAAGCTCGCCGCCGACTTCAAGGTCGACCCGGAGAAGATCGCCGCCGACCTCGTCGGTCCCAGCTGGGGCGACCAGATCGCCAACAAGGCCTGGCAGGGTCTGGCGATCTTCATGGTCCTCGTCGTGATCTATCTGGCGATCGCCTTCGAGTGGCGCATGGCCATCGCGGCCCTCGTCGCCCTGATCCACGACATCACCATCACCGTCGGCATCTACGCCCTCGTCGGCTTCGAGGTCACGCCGGGCACGGTGATCGGTCTGCTGACCATCCTCGGTTACTCGCTCTACGACACGGTGGTCGTCTTCGACTCCCTCAAGGAGCAGACGAAGGACATCACCAAGCAGAACCGCTGGACCTACAGCGACATCGCCAACCGCTCGATCAACGGCACCCTGGTCCGCTCGATCAACACCACGGTGGTCGCGCTGCTGCCGGTGGCGGGCCTGCTGTTCATCGGCGGCGGCTTCCTCGGCGCGGGCACGCTCAACGACATCTCGCTGTCGCTGTTCGTCGGCCTCGCCGCGGGTGCGTACTCCTCGATCTTCATCGCCACCCCGCTGGTCGCCGACCTCAAGGAGCAGGAGCCGGCGATGAAGGCCCTCAAGAAGCGGGTCCTGGCCAAGCGCGCCCAGGCCGACGTGGAGGAGGAGCTCGCGGAGGTCCGCGGCGACGCCGTGGACGACGAGCCGGAGGACACCCCGCACGCGGTCGTCGGTCCGCGTACCCAGCCCGCGTCCCGCGGCCGGGGTCGTGGCCGCCCCTCGGGGAAGCGCCGATGA
- the ruvB gene encoding Holliday junction branch migration DNA helicase RuvB: MNWDDTTDETAAERLVGASADRDDQAVEAALRPKDLDEFIGQEKVREQLDLVLRAARARGATADHVLLSGAPGLGKTTLSMIIAAEMGAPIRITSGPAIQHAGDLAAILSSLQEGEVLFLDEIHRMSRPAEEMLYMAMEDFRVDVIVGKGPGATAIPLELPPFTLVGATTRAGLLPPPLRDRFGFTAHMEFYEPAELERVIHRSANLLDVEIGSDGAAEIAGRSRGTPRIANRLLRRVRDYAQVKADGIITRDIAAAALKVYEVDARGLDRLDRGVLEALLKLFGGGPVGLSTLAVAVGEERETVEEVAEPFLVREGLLARTPRGRVATPAAWAHLGLTPPRSAATGNGQQDLFGT, from the coding sequence GTGAACTGGGACGACACCACCGACGAGACCGCGGCCGAGCGGCTCGTCGGTGCGTCCGCCGACCGCGACGACCAGGCCGTCGAGGCCGCCCTGCGCCCGAAGGACCTGGACGAGTTCATCGGCCAGGAGAAGGTCCGCGAACAGCTCGACCTGGTCCTGCGCGCCGCACGCGCGCGGGGCGCCACCGCCGACCACGTGCTGCTCTCCGGCGCCCCCGGCCTCGGCAAGACCACCCTGTCGATGATCATCGCGGCCGAGATGGGCGCCCCGATCCGCATCACCAGCGGCCCGGCCATCCAGCACGCCGGCGACCTGGCGGCGATCCTCTCCTCCCTCCAGGAGGGCGAGGTCCTCTTCCTCGACGAGATCCACCGCATGTCGCGGCCCGCCGAGGAGATGCTCTACATGGCGATGGAGGACTTCCGCGTCGACGTCATCGTCGGCAAGGGCCCGGGCGCCACCGCCATCCCCCTGGAGCTGCCCCCCTTCACCCTGGTCGGCGCCACCACGCGCGCGGGACTGCTGCCGCCCCCGTTGCGCGACCGCTTCGGCTTCACCGCGCACATGGAGTTCTACGAACCGGCCGAGCTGGAACGCGTCATCCACCGCTCGGCCAACCTCCTCGACGTCGAGATCGGCTCCGACGGCGCCGCCGAGATCGCCGGCCGCTCCCGCGGCACGCCCCGGATCGCCAACCGCCTGCTGCGCCGGGTCCGCGACTACGCCCAGGTCAAGGCCGACGGGATCATCACCCGCGACATCGCGGCCGCCGCGCTCAAGGTCTACGAGGTCGACGCGCGCGGCCTCGACCGGCTGGACCGCGGAGTCCTGGAGGCCCTGCTCAAGCTGTTCGGCGGCGGGCCGGTCGGCCTGTCCACGCTCGCCGTCGCGGTGGGGGAGGAGCGCGAGACCGTCGAGGAGGTCGCCGAACCCTTCCTCGTCCGCGAGGGCCTGCTCGCGCGCACCCCGCGCGGACGGGTCGCCACTCCGGCCGCATGGGCCCACCTCGGACTCACCCCGCCACGCTCGGCGGCCACGGGAAACGGACAACAGGACCTGTTCGGGACGTGA
- a CDS encoding MBL fold metallo-hydrolase, translating to MLIAGFPAGAWGTNCYLVAPAAGEECVIIDPGHQAAEGVEEALKKHRLKPVAVVLTHGHIDHVASVVPVCGAHDVPAWIHPEDRYMMNDPSMGLGRSIGMPLMGEITVGEPDDVRVLTDGTKLELAGLELSVAHAPGHTKGSVTFQMPETADIPSVFFSGDLLFAGSIGRTDLPGGDMAEMLDSLARVCLPLDDSTVVLSGHGPQTTIGQERATNPYLREVAAGQGASEAPRRGM from the coding sequence GTGCTCATTGCCGGGTTCCCCGCCGGGGCCTGGGGGACGAACTGTTATCTCGTCGCCCCCGCCGCCGGTGAGGAGTGCGTGATCATCGACCCGGGCCACCAGGCCGCCGAGGGAGTCGAAGAGGCACTGAAGAAGCATCGGCTCAAGCCCGTCGCCGTCGTCCTCACCCACGGCCACATCGATCATGTGGCCTCGGTCGTCCCGGTGTGCGGCGCGCACGACGTGCCCGCCTGGATCCACCCCGAGGACCGGTACATGATGAACGACCCGTCGATGGGTCTCGGCCGGTCGATCGGGATGCCGCTGATGGGCGAGATCACCGTGGGCGAGCCGGACGACGTCAGGGTGCTGACCGACGGCACGAAGCTGGAGCTGGCGGGCCTGGAGCTGTCCGTCGCGCACGCGCCGGGCCATACCAAGGGGTCGGTGACCTTCCAGATGCCGGAGACGGCCGACATCCCGTCGGTGTTCTTCTCCGGGGATCTGCTCTTCGCCGGCTCCATCGGACGCACCGACCTGCCCGGCGGTGACATGGCCGAGATGCTCGACTCGCTGGCCCGCGTGTGCCTGCCGCTCGACGACTCGACCGTGGTGCTGTCCGGCCACGGCCCCCAGACGACCATCGGCCAGGAGCGCGCCACCAACCCGTACCTGCGGGAAGTGGCCGCCGGCCAGGGAGCTTCAGAGGCTCCCCGACGAGGAATGTGA
- a CDS encoding bifunctional (p)ppGpp synthetase/guanosine-3',5'-bis(diphosphate) 3'-pyrophosphohydrolase: MPDEAQPLTAAKPEPASAPAAKPAPDAKTATNDARGPVEHAQSAPVDKPAESARPKPALPEPPAPSAAAARPAPGQPARSGSSNRVRARLARLGVQRSNPYNPVLEPLLRIVRSNDPKIETATLRQIEKAYQVAERWHRGQKRKSGDPYITHPLAVTTILAELGMDPATLMAGLLHDTVEDTEYGLDQLRRDFGDSVALLVDGVTKLDKVKFGEAAQAETVRKMVVAMAKDPRVLVIKLADRLHNMRTMRYLKREKQEKKARETLEIYAPLAHRLGMNTIKWELEDLAFAILYPKMYDEIVRLVAERAPKRDEYLAIVTDEVQSDLRAARIKATVTGRPKHYYSVYQKMIVRGRDFAEIYDLVGIRVLVDTVRDCYAALGTVHARWNPVPGRFKDYIAMPKFNMYQSLHTTVIGPNGKPVELQIRTFDMHRRAEYGIAAHWKYKQEAVAGASKVRSDQPRSTGKDDHLNDMAWLRQLLDWQKETEDPGEFLESLRFDLSRNEVFVFTPKGDVIALPAGATPVDFSYAVHTEVGHRTIGARVNGRLVPLESTLDNGDLVEVFTSKAPGAGPSRDWLNFVKSPRARNKIRAWFSKERRDEAIEQGKDAIVRAMRKQNLPIQRILTGDSLVTLAHEMRYSDISALYAAIGEGHVSAQNIVQKLVQALGGEEAATEEIDESVPPTRGRGRKRRSNADPGVIVKGVEDVWVKLARCCTPVPGDPIIGFVTRGSGVSVHRSDCVNVESLSREPERILEVEWAPTQSSVFLVAIQVEALDRSRLLSDVTRVLSDQHVNILSAAVQTSRDRVATSRFTFEMGDPKHLGHVLKAVRGVEGVYDVYRVTSARNRS, translated from the coding sequence TTGCCAGACGAGGCCCAGCCCCTTACCGCCGCCAAGCCCGAGCCCGCCTCGGCGCCCGCGGCGAAGCCCGCGCCGGACGCGAAGACCGCGACGAACGACGCCCGTGGGCCGGTCGAGCACGCCCAGTCCGCGCCCGTCGACAAGCCCGCCGAGTCGGCCAGGCCCAAGCCCGCTCTTCCCGAGCCCCCCGCACCGTCGGCCGCCGCGGCCCGCCCGGCCCCGGGCCAGCCCGCCCGCTCCGGCTCCTCCAACCGCGTCCGCGCCCGCCTGGCCCGTCTCGGTGTCCAGCGCTCCAACCCGTACAACCCGGTCCTGGAGCCGCTGCTGCGGATAGTGCGCAGCAACGACCCGAAGATCGAGACGGCGACCCTGCGCCAGATCGAGAAGGCCTACCAGGTCGCCGAGCGCTGGCACCGCGGCCAGAAGCGCAAGAGCGGCGACCCGTACATCACCCACCCCCTCGCGGTGACCACGATCCTCGCCGAACTCGGCATGGACCCGGCGACCCTGATGGCGGGCCTGCTGCACGACACCGTCGAGGACACCGAGTACGGCCTCGACCAGCTCCGCCGCGACTTCGGCGACTCGGTCGCCCTGCTCGTCGACGGCGTCACCAAGCTGGACAAGGTCAAGTTCGGCGAGGCCGCGCAGGCCGAGACCGTGCGCAAGATGGTCGTCGCCATGGCCAAGGACCCGCGCGTCCTGGTCATCAAGCTCGCCGACCGCCTGCACAACATGCGCACCATGCGCTACCTCAAGCGCGAGAAGCAGGAGAAGAAGGCGCGCGAGACACTGGAGATCTACGCTCCGCTCGCCCACCGCCTCGGCATGAACACCATCAAGTGGGAGCTGGAGGACCTCGCCTTCGCGATCCTCTACCCCAAGATGTACGACGAGATCGTACGACTGGTGGCCGAGCGGGCGCCCAAGCGCGACGAGTACCTGGCCATAGTGACCGACGAGGTGCAGTCCGACCTGCGCGCGGCCCGGATCAAGGCCACCGTCACCGGCCGCCCGAAGCACTACTACAGCGTCTACCAGAAGATGATCGTCCGCGGCCGTGACTTCGCGGAGATCTACGACCTGGTCGGCATCCGCGTCCTGGTGGACACCGTCCGCGACTGCTACGCGGCCCTGGGCACCGTCCACGCCCGCTGGAACCCGGTTCCGGGGCGGTTCAAGGACTACATCGCGATGCCCAAGTTCAACATGTACCAGTCGCTCCACACGACGGTCATCGGGCCCAACGGCAAGCCGGTCGAACTCCAGATCCGCACCTTCGACATGCACCGCCGCGCCGAGTACGGCATCGCCGCGCACTGGAAGTACAAGCAGGAGGCCGTCGCGGGCGCCTCCAAGGTGCGCTCCGACCAGCCGCGGTCCACCGGCAAGGACGACCACCTCAACGACATGGCGTGGCTGCGCCAGCTCCTGGACTGGCAGAAGGAGACCGAGGACCCCGGCGAGTTCCTGGAGTCCCTGCGCTTCGACCTCTCCCGCAACGAGGTCTTCGTCTTCACGCCCAAGGGCGACGTCATCGCGCTGCCGGCCGGTGCCACCCCGGTGGACTTCTCGTACGCGGTGCACACCGAGGTGGGCCACCGCACGATAGGAGCACGGGTCAACGGCCGCTTGGTGCCGTTGGAGTCGACCCTCGACAACGGCGACCTGGTCGAGGTCTTCACGTCCAAGGCGCCCGGGGCCGGGCCGTCCCGGGACTGGCTGAACTTCGTCAAGTCGCCGCGGGCCCGCAACAAGATCCGTGCCTGGTTCTCCAAGGAGCGCCGCGACGAGGCGATCGAGCAGGGCAAGGACGCCATCGTCCGCGCGATGCGCAAGCAGAACCTGCCGATCCAGCGCATCCTCACCGGCGACTCCCTCGTCACGCTCGCCCACGAGATGCGGTACTCCGACATCTCCGCGCTCTACGCGGCGATCGGCGAGGGCCATGTCTCCGCGCAGAACATCGTGCAGAAGCTGGTCCAGGCGCTCGGCGGCGAGGAGGCGGCCACCGAGGAGATCGACGAGTCGGTCCCGCCGACCCGCGGCCGCGGCCGCAAGCGGCGCTCCAACGCCGACCCCGGCGTCATCGTCAAGGGCGTCGAGGACGTGTGGGTCAAGCTGGCCCGCTGCTGCACCCCCGTCCCGGGCGACCCGATCATCGGTTTCGTCACCCGCGGTAGCGGAGTATCGGTTCACCGCAGCGACTGCGTCAACGTGGAGTCACTGTCCCGCGAGCCGGAGCGCATCCTCGAGGTCGAGTGGGCCCCCACCCAGTCCTCGGTCTTCCTGGTCGCCATCCAGGTCGAGGCCCTGGACCGCTCCCGGCTCCTCTCGGACGTCACCCGCGTCCTGTCCGACCAGCACGTCAACATCCTCTCCGCGGCCGTCCAGACCTCCCGCGACCGCGTCGCCACCTCCCGCTTCACCTTCGAGATGGGCGACCCGAAGCACCTCGGTCACGTCCTGAAGGCGGTCAGGGGTGTGGAGGGCGTGTACGACGTCTACCGCGTGACCTCGGCGCGCAACCGGTCGTAG
- the secD gene encoding protein translocase subunit SecD produces the protein MAAPKRGRSASAQSKPGRALALILIAIVALTGGMFLSGHTTPRLGIDLAGGTSITLEAKSDQGSAINKANMDTAVEIMNRRVNGLGVSEAEVQTQGDRNIIVNIPKGTNSQEAREQVGTTAKLYFRPVLAQEATGPAAASPSPSASGSSSASPSPSASKSGATGEKATSSSSPSATPTSQGRAVTDALKADSTPSASASASSPASPSASASGGTATSSEAKLQAQYAALDCSKKAQRTKAGEGAKPGDTTVGCGEYGGVWYKYLLGPAAVAGTEVKKAQAVFDTQTAAGWQVTMTFNSKGASKFADITGKLAQNTQPLNEFGIVLDGQVVSSPTVSSSITGGNAQISGSFTQEEAQNLANMLSYGALPLSFKEQSVTTVTAALGGEQLHAGLLAGAIGLALVVIYLVAYYRGLSIVAMASLLVSAILTYVIMALLGPAIGFALNLPAVCGAIVAIGITADSFIVYFERIRDEIREGRSLRPAVERAWPRARRTILVSDFVSFLAAAVLFVVTVGKVQGFAFTLGLTTVLDVVVVFFFTKPLMTLLARRKFFASGSKWSGLDPKSLGAKPPLRRTRRPAAPAHTKEA, from the coding sequence GTGGCAGCACCTAAAAGGGGGCGGAGCGCGAGTGCCCAGAGCAAGCCAGGGCGCGCGCTGGCCCTGATCCTGATCGCCATCGTGGCGCTCACCGGTGGAATGTTCCTCTCCGGACACACCACCCCGCGCCTCGGCATCGACCTCGCCGGAGGCACCAGCATCACGCTGGAGGCCAAGTCCGACCAGGGGTCCGCGATCAACAAGGCCAACATGGACACCGCGGTCGAGATCATGAACCGCCGTGTCAACGGCCTGGGCGTCTCCGAGGCGGAGGTGCAGACCCAGGGTGATCGCAACATCATCGTGAACATCCCCAAGGGCACCAATTCCCAGGAGGCCCGCGAGCAGGTCGGCACCACCGCCAAGCTGTACTTCCGTCCGGTCCTCGCCCAGGAGGCCACCGGCCCCGCGGCCGCCTCGCCGAGCCCGTCCGCCAGCGGCTCCTCGAGCGCCTCACCGAGCCCCTCCGCGAGCAAGTCGGGCGCCACGGGCGAGAAGGCGACCTCGTCGTCCTCCCCGTCGGCCACCCCCACCTCGCAGGGCCGCGCGGTCACCGACGCCCTGAAGGCCGACTCCACTCCGTCGGCGTCCGCGAGCGCGTCGAGCCCCGCCTCCCCGTCCGCCTCGGCGAGCGGCGGCACCGCCACCTCGTCCGAGGCCAAGCTCCAGGCCCAGTACGCCGCCCTGGACTGCTCCAAGAAGGCGCAGCGCACCAAGGCGGGCGAGGGTGCCAAGCCCGGCGACACCACCGTGGGCTGCGGCGAGTACGGCGGTGTCTGGTACAAGTACCTGCTCGGCCCCGCCGCCGTCGCCGGCACCGAGGTCAAGAAGGCCCAGGCGGTCTTCGACACCCAGACCGCCGCCGGCTGGCAGGTCACCATGACCTTCAACAGCAAGGGCGCCAGCAAGTTCGCCGACATCACCGGCAAGCTCGCGCAGAACACCCAGCCGCTGAACGAGTTCGGCATCGTCCTCGACGGCCAGGTCGTCTCCAGCCCCACCGTGAGCTCCTCGATCACCGGCGGCAACGCCCAGATCTCCGGCAGCTTCACGCAGGAGGAGGCCCAGAACCTCGCCAACATGCTGTCGTACGGCGCTCTCCCGCTCTCCTTCAAGGAGCAGAGCGTGACCACCGTGACCGCGGCGCTCGGCGGTGAGCAGCTGCACGCCGGTCTGCTCGCCGGCGCGATCGGCCTCGCCCTGGTCGTCATCTACCTGGTGGCCTACTACCGCGGTCTGTCGATCGTCGCGATGGCCTCGCTGCTCGTCTCCGCGATCCTCACCTACGTGATCATGGCGCTGCTCGGCCCGGCGATCGGCTTCGCGCTGAACCTCCCGGCCGTGTGCGGTGCCATCGTCGCCATCGGTATCACCGCGGACTCGTTCATCGTGTACTTCGAACGCATAAGGGACGAGATCCGCGAGGGCCGCTCGCTGCGACCCGCCGTCGAGCGGGCCTGGCCGCGCGCCCGGCGCACCATCCTGGTCTCCGACTTCGTGTCGTTCCTCGCCGCAGCCGTGCTGTTCGTCGTGACGGTCGGCAAGGTCCAGGGCTTCGCGTTCACGCTCGGCCTGACCACCGTGCTCGACGTCGTCGTGGTCTTCTTCTTCACCAAGCCGCTGATGACGCTGCTGGCCCGCCGCAAGTTCTTCGCGAGCGGCAGCAAGTGGTCCGGCCTCGACCCGAAGAGCCTGGGCGCCAAGCCGCCGCTGCGCCGTACCCGCCGTCCCGCCGCCCCCGCCCACACGAAGGAGGCGTGA